A stretch of Christensenellaceae bacterium DNA encodes these proteins:
- the pnbA_2 gene encoding para-nitrobenzyl esterase, translating to MQKNIQTKNGKIKGTCENGILVYRGIPYAKPPVGSLRFMPAQPAENWKGVLDASSFGATCPQAKKYKSSDENCLSLNIWTPAADHKKRPVFFYIHGGSFCAGAGSASEYNGSNLAKNGDVVVVTINYRLGALGFLDFSFLGEEFSPNCGLSDIVMALQWVYNNIGAFGGDPQSITVLGQSAGAIAASVLPVMPTARKYVSKVIMMSGGPSLLYTKQQYQEVARKFMQFMGIKTARQLKDMDVRELVSKQRKFASYCGLGDGTFMIEVDGTLVPDYPIPAAAQGAARDIPILIGTTKEEMSFLCIKILSKVLDISKILRRNIDQEKEEVKTRLKAAYRRYGKRAKSMMLTDRVFRMASVWYAEVYNQYANTWMYRFDYETPAMKAISLRACHSCDIPFVFGNFHAGLYKWMFLLPSVKTTRCISKEMQKDFVSFARDGKLAWQDCCGVDTPAKCYDKNFSVIPMVDPEIEKEYDKSEFKRQGFRGFNIVHIG from the coding sequence ATGCAAAAAAATATACAAACCAAAAACGGAAAAATTAAAGGAACCTGTGAAAACGGGATATTGGTATATCGGGGCATTCCCTATGCAAAGCCGCCGGTCGGCTCCCTGCGCTTTATGCCCGCGCAGCCCGCAGAAAACTGGAAAGGCGTTCTTGACGCGTCCTCTTTCGGCGCAACCTGTCCCCAGGCCAAAAAATACAAATCTTCCGACGAGAACTGCCTGTCCCTCAACATCTGGACTCCGGCTGCCGATCACAAAAAACGTCCCGTGTTTTTCTATATCCACGGCGGTTCTTTTTGTGCCGGCGCGGGCAGCGCTTCGGAATATAACGGCTCCAATCTCGCAAAGAACGGCGACGTGGTGGTCGTAACCATCAACTACCGCCTGGGCGCGCTCGGCTTTTTGGATTTTTCATTTCTGGGCGAGGAATTTTCTCCCAACTGCGGCCTGTCAGACATCGTTATGGCGCTTCAATGGGTTTATAATAATATCGGTGCTTTCGGCGGTGATCCGCAGAGTATCACCGTGCTTGGGCAGTCCGCAGGCGCGATTGCAGCTTCCGTGCTTCCCGTCATGCCCACTGCGCGCAAATACGTTTCCAAAGTCATCATGATGAGCGGCGGACCATCGCTTTTGTATACCAAACAGCAATACCAGGAAGTAGCGCGTAAATTCATGCAATTCATGGGTATAAAAACCGCCCGGCAGTTAAAGGACATGGATGTGCGCGAACTCGTATCCAAGCAGCGTAAATTTGCTTCCTATTGCGGCCTTGGGGACGGTACGTTCATGATCGAGGTTGACGGCACGCTTGTGCCCGATTATCCGATTCCTGCCGCAGCGCAGGGCGCGGCTCGGGATATTCCCATTCTCATCGGTACCACCAAGGAAGAAATGTCTTTTTTATGTATCAAGATCTTATCCAAGGTCCTGGATATCAGTAAAATACTCCGGCGGAATATCGATCAGGAAAAAGAAGAGGTCAAGACCCGTTTAAAGGCCGCCTACCGCCGTTACGGCAAACGCGCGAAATCCATGATGCTTACCGACCGTGTATTTCGCATGGCAAGCGTCTGGTATGCGGAGGTCTATAACCAGTATGCCAATACCTGGATGTACCGCTTTGATTACGAAACACCGGCTATGAAAGCTATCTCGCTGCGGGCCTGCCACTCATGCGATATTCCATTCGTCTTTGGTAATTTCCATGCGGGCCTTTATAAATGGATGTTCCTGTTGCCTTCTGTCAAAACGACGCGGTGTATTTCAAAAGAAATGCAAAAAGATTTTGTCTCTTTCGCCAGGGACGGAAAGCTTGCATGGCAGGACTGTTGCGGCGTCGATACGCCCGCCAAATGCTACGACAAAAATTTCTCCGTGATTCCTATGGTTGACCCTGAGATTGAAAAGGAATATGATAAAAGCGAATTCAAACGGCAAGGCTTCCGTGGCTTTAACATCGTACATATCGGTTAA
- a CDS encoding membrane protein — MNKLKLVFTILFSAILLAGGIFLAVYPVEIIGVFAHVLGILLTALGSLGIIFFIFTRDNRPQITAQTLVIGVISLACGIVLLAYPDLMDQVVWITMLVWLFFTGGVQFLIAYSYYRNAQRRWGLSLLWGGLLMAGFVFLLMARELWVVVLSTFIAAYCILLGLAGLTRLFLIVNQENKKRKNIPLPFWMEAFLPKVTLEWIKSSLDESGEAEGRKDGSVVTSENIVKGQTDIEVLIHMSDLGTNALGHVDLCIDGQVLSYGNYDHDKANVHFFGLFWDGVFAICERSKYIRFSLENARKTIVGYRLALSPEDEKRVKANIADFLQDCVPWKPENPKKNGYANALLKQDALLFKVSRGKYKTYFMLDTNCALLLEDFMEGTSIPKARVLGGIMTPGSLLSMFENELKRQGGPVVSRTLYLSERMASLQAKRKPRKALADLHECIECELNEKDVKKNPDT, encoded by the coding sequence ATGAACAAACTCAAATTAGTTTTCACGATATTATTCTCTGCAATATTGCTGGCCGGCGGCATTTTTCTGGCGGTTTATCCGGTCGAAATTATCGGCGTTTTTGCGCACGTACTGGGCATTTTGCTTACTGCTCTTGGCAGCCTGGGCATTATCTTTTTTATTTTTACGCGCGACAACCGGCCCCAGATTACGGCGCAGACCCTGGTAATCGGCGTGATTTCGCTTGCGTGCGGCATTGTTCTACTTGCTTATCCGGATCTTATGGACCAGGTTGTATGGATCACTATGCTCGTATGGCTTTTTTTTACGGGAGGGGTCCAGTTCCTGATCGCCTATTCGTATTACAGGAACGCACAGCGCAGATGGGGACTGTCGCTTTTATGGGGTGGCCTTTTGATGGCGGGATTTGTGTTTTTGCTCATGGCCCGGGAGCTTTGGGTGGTCGTGCTCTCAACATTCATCGCCGCTTACTGCATTCTGCTCGGCCTTGCCGGATTGACGCGCCTGTTTTTGATCGTGAATCAGGAAAATAAAAAACGGAAAAATATTCCCTTGCCATTCTGGATGGAGGCGTTTTTGCCCAAGGTGACTCTGGAATGGATCAAATCTTCGCTGGACGAAAGCGGCGAAGCGGAGGGAAGAAAAGATGGAAGCGTCGTCACCAGCGAAAATATTGTTAAGGGGCAGACGGACATTGAGGTGCTGATCCATATGTCGGATTTAGGTACGAACGCGCTTGGACATGTGGACCTGTGTATCGACGGGCAGGTTCTCTCGTACGGCAATTACGATCACGATAAGGCCAACGTCCATTTTTTCGGGCTCTTTTGGGACGGGGTGTTCGCGATTTGCGAGCGCAGCAAATACATTCGCTTTTCTTTGGAAAATGCGCGCAAGACGATCGTGGGTTACCGGCTTGCGTTATCGCCGGAGGACGAAAAACGCGTAAAAGCCAATATTGCGGATTTTTTGCAGGACTGTGTGCCGTGGAAGCCGGAAAATCCGAAGAAAAACGGGTATGCGAATGCTCTTTTAAAGCAGGACGCATTGCTTTTTAAGGTAAGCAGGGGAAAGTATAAAACCTATTTTATGCTGGATACGAATTGCGCTCTTCTTTTAGAGGATTTCATGGAAGGAACCAGTATTCCCAAGGCGCGCGTATTGGGGGGCATCATGACGCCCGGTTCCCTTTTGTCCATGTTTGAGAACGAGTTGAAACGGCAGGGCGGTCCGGTAGTTTCCCGCACGCTTTATTTAAGCGAGCGCATGGCATCTTTGCAGGCGAAAAGAAAACCGCGCAAGGCGCTTGCCGATTTGCATGAATGCATTGAATGCGAGCTGAATGAAAAGGATGTAAAAAAGAATCCCGATACATAA
- a CDS encoding GntR family transcriptional regulator produces the protein MIKLDKTSKQAIYEQIVQGFKTLVMMGKLHPHEQIPSVRNLAKQLEVNPNTVQKSYAILKNEGFLYSVAGKGDFVADNAAQIKAMRKNEIRDMFVRATREARDSGLWIDEIFAIVDDAYSSN, from the coding sequence ATGATTAAGCTGGATAAAACGTCAAAACAGGCAATTTACGAGCAGATCGTTCAGGGCTTCAAAACGCTTGTTATGATGGGAAAACTTCATCCACATGAGCAGATCCCCTCCGTGCGTAATCTTGCAAAACAACTGGAGGTCAATCCCAATACCGTACAAAAATCCTATGCGATTTTAAAAAATGAGGGGTTTTTATACTCCGTCGCCGGCAAAGGCGATTTTGTCGCGGATAACGCCGCACAGATCAAAGCCATGAGAAAAAACGAGATTCGCGATATGTTCGTGCGCGCAACGCGCGAAGCGCGCGATTCCGGCTTATGGATCGACGAAATCTTTGCCATTGTGGACGACGCGTACTCCTCAAATTAA
- the hppA gene encoding putative K(+)-stimulated pyrophosphate-energized sodium pump — MDIIFWALIGAVIALVFAAVTAARVMKKSEGSEKVKKIAAAIRRGANAYLKRQYKTVAIFFIIVTVVLAILAATGFMSFFVPIAFIVGGVFSALAGFIGMKIATAANSRTVNGATKSLNSALRVSFSSGAVMGMTVVGLGLLYLTIWYFILNAYYAGDTAQIASNMLMFGMGASCMALFARVGGGIFTKAADVGADLVGKVEAGIPEDDPRNPATIADNVGDNVGDVAGMGADLYESYVGSIISAGALAIAAGLGGGGLALPMILAAVGIVASVIGSFFVKTKENASQKNLLSALHKGVYIAAVIVAVAGYFVVTGILGPDHVGVYVAILSGLVAGIVIGYYTEYVTSDHFKPTKDLADSTVTGPATTIISGFALGMKSTAIPVITVVASVLISYFASGGTLNGGTFEVGLYGVAISAVGMLSTLGITLATDAYGPVADNAGGLAEMSGQDPVVRERTDALDSLGNTTAATGKGFAIGSAALTALALIAAFADQCQIDMSALSILDPTVLMGLLIGAMLPFLFSSMTMSAVGKAAMKIVVEVRRQFKEIKGIMTGEGEPDYESCVDICTKGALHLMLAPAILGFIAPIVVGLILGANGVVGMLAGATASGFVLAVMMSNSGGAWDNAKKYIESGAHGGKGSEAHKAAVVGDTVGDPFKDTSGPSLNILIKLMSMVAVVFAAVIMQYGILQ; from the coding sequence ATGGACATTATTTTTTGGGCTCTTATCGGAGCCGTCATTGCGCTTGTATTCGCGGCGGTAACCGCAGCGCGCGTAATGAAAAAAAGCGAAGGCAGTGAAAAAGTGAAAAAAATCGCTGCCGCAATCCGGAGAGGTGCGAATGCCTACCTAAAGCGCCAATACAAAACAGTCGCAATCTTTTTTATCATCGTAACCGTTGTATTGGCAATTTTAGCGGCTACCGGCTTCATGTCTTTCTTCGTACCGATCGCCTTTATCGTGGGCGGCGTATTCTCTGCCCTGGCAGGATTCATCGGCATGAAGATCGCGACGGCGGCAAACTCCCGTACGGTGAACGGCGCGACAAAGAGTTTAAATTCTGCGCTGCGCGTATCGTTTTCGTCGGGCGCCGTTATGGGAATGACGGTAGTCGGCCTCGGGCTTTTGTACCTGACGATCTGGTATTTTATCCTCAACGCATATTACGCGGGGGATACGGCGCAGATCGCAAGCAACATGCTGATGTTTGGTATGGGCGCTTCGTGTATGGCGCTGTTTGCCCGTGTGGGCGGCGGTATCTTCACCAAAGCGGCTGACGTCGGCGCGGACCTTGTCGGCAAGGTAGAAGCGGGCATTCCGGAAGACGATCCGAGAAACCCGGCTACGATCGCCGACAACGTAGGCGATAATGTAGGCGACGTTGCGGGTATGGGCGCGGACCTTTACGAATCGTATGTCGGCTCCATCATCTCCGCAGGCGCGCTCGCGATTGCAGCAGGATTGGGCGGCGGCGGACTGGCGCTCCCGATGATTCTCGCGGCAGTCGGTATCGTTGCCAGCGTAATCGGCAGTTTCTTTGTCAAGACAAAAGAAAACGCTTCCCAGAAGAACCTGCTTTCCGCACTTCATAAGGGTGTGTACATCGCTGCGGTGATCGTTGCCGTGGCGGGTTACTTTGTGGTAACGGGCATCCTTGGCCCGGATCATGTCGGCGTATATGTGGCGATTCTTTCCGGTCTGGTGGCTGGCATCGTCATCGGATATTATACGGAATACGTGACGTCCGACCACTTCAAACCTACGAAAGATCTCGCGGATTCCACGGTTACCGGTCCTGCGACCACGATCATCAGCGGATTTGCTCTGGGGATGAAATCTACGGCGATTCCGGTTATCACGGTTGTGGCCAGCGTTTTAATCAGTTACTTCGCTTCGGGCGGCACGCTTAACGGCGGTACGTTTGAGGTTGGACTTTACGGCGTCGCTATCTCGGCGGTGGGGATGCTTTCCACGCTGGGGATTACGCTTGCGACAGACGCATACGGTCCGGTTGCGGACAACGCCGGCGGCCTTGCGGAAATGAGCGGACAGGATCCGGTCGTGCGCGAACGTACAGACGCTCTCGATTCCCTCGGAAACACGACGGCTGCAACGGGCAAGGGCTTTGCCATCGGCTCTGCCGCACTGACGGCGCTTGCGCTTATCGCGGCGTTTGCGGACCAGTGCCAGATTGACATGTCGGCCCTGAGCATTCTCGATCCGACGGTGCTGATGGGACTGCTGATCGGCGCGATGCTTCCGTTCCTGTTCTCGTCGATGACGATGAGCGCAGTCGGCAAGGCGGCGATGAAGATCGTTGTGGAAGTGCGCAGGCAGTTTAAGGAGATCAAGGGTATTATGACAGGAGAAGGCGAGCCGGATTACGAATCGTGCGTGGACATCTGCACGAAAGGTGCGCTGCACCTGATGCTCGCACCGGCGATCCTCGGCTTTATTGCTCCGATCGTCGTTGGCCTGATCTTAGGCGCAAACGGCGTTGTGGGTATGCTTGCAGGAGCTACGGCTTCCGGCTTTGTACTGGCGGTCATGATGTCCAATTCGGGCGGCGCATGGGATAACGCCAAAAAGTACATCGAGAGCGGCGCACATGGCGGCAAGGGCTCCGAAGCACATAAGGCTGCCGTTGTAGGCGATACGGTAGGCGATCCGTTCAAGGATACGTCTGGCCCGTCGCTTAATATTCTCATTAAGCTGATGTCCATGGTAGCAGTCGTATTTGCTGCGGTTATCATGCAATATGGGATTTTGCAGTAG
- the srlR gene encoding transcriptional regulator, translating to MNSSERRLKIYNILMENETVDVSELSAHFDVSPMTIRRDLAIYEKQGILTTTYGGAYLNRDIPSGINISPDGSQFDDNARKIGIAAGKLLKSGDSVFLDSGDMTTGIVHGIKNLRLTVMTNSLAAANILRTFSKVELLMAPGTYQEDICGFSGSSTIAFIRKYNFDVAVINGEKLDTAYGLTVKNETSAHLKATALDCAKRNIVMIKSDDIDDSAFAQVTALRKINHIVTDRGLSDDVKGALEQRGPQVILAD from the coding sequence ATGAATTCATCCGAGCGACGTTTGAAAATCTACAATATCCTGATGGAAAATGAAACGGTCGACGTCAGTGAGCTGTCCGCCCACTTTGACGTTTCCCCTATGACCATCCGCCGCGATCTTGCTATCTATGAAAAACAGGGCATCCTGACGACAACATACGGCGGTGCATATTTGAACCGTGATATTCCATCTGGCATCAATATATCGCCGGATGGTTCCCAGTTTGATGACAACGCACGTAAAATTGGCATTGCAGCCGGAAAACTTTTGAAATCCGGCGATTCCGTATTTTTAGATAGTGGCGATATGACCACGGGTATCGTACACGGCATCAAAAACCTGCGCCTTACCGTCATGACTAATTCACTCGCGGCAGCCAATATTCTGCGTACCTTTTCCAAGGTCGAGTTGCTCATGGCCCCAGGTACCTATCAGGAGGATATCTGCGGCTTCTCGGGCAGCTCCACGATCGCTTTTATCCGCAAATATAATTTTGACGTAGCAGTTATCAATGGCGAAAAGCTCGATACCGCCTACGGATTGACCGTTAAAAACGAGACTTCAGCGCATTTGAAAGCCACCGCACTTGATTGCGCCAAACGCAATATCGTGATGATCAAGAGCGATGATATTGACGATTCTGCCTTTGCGCAGGTCACGGCGCTCCGCAAGATCAATCACATCGTTACAGACCGCGGCCTTTCAGACGATGTCAAGGGGGCACTCGAACAGCGCGGCCCCCAGGTAATCCTGGCTGACTAG
- the rbsA_4 gene encoding ribose import ATP-binding protein RbsA, with product MTYGKQILELTNITKSYSGVTVLRNMDFALHEGEVHCIVGENGAGKSTFIKILSGAITPDYGDIILFGQKREYNNPQVPIELGISTIYQDSDLIDTLTVADNIFLGGEVAKGGVVNEKEQEEVTQALLDDLHMTIKADTLVEDISPAQKQMLQIAKALQRKARVIIMDEPTASLGEEESSMLLATVKRLAKEGIGIIYISHYLEEVFELADTITVIKDGNVTGCYEASKVSNEEIISAMVGRETSLFYQRERVPIGDEYLKVEGISRLPVVHEISFAVRKGEIFGIGGLVGSGRTELMRLLYGVDKKQTGHIWIDGKEVNIKSPRDAIANGICMLGEDRKGDGMFLQRSIEENICIVRNESKVFLNLKEDKKSTEEMVRKLNLKATGIDQDIERLSGGNQQKSILARWLLSDCNIIIFDEPTKGVDIGAREEIYKLMIQLARQGKAILMVSSDMPEILSMSDRIGILREGKLVSIISPENLTEEKLMAMYLGIAQEESQK from the coding sequence ATGACATACGGGAAACAAATTTTAGAATTGACAAACATAACGAAGAGCTATTCAGGCGTTACCGTACTGCGCAACATGGATTTTGCCCTGCATGAAGGCGAGGTTCACTGTATCGTCGGGGAAAACGGAGCGGGAAAATCCACCTTTATCAAAATACTGTCCGGAGCGATCACGCCGGATTACGGAGATATTATTCTGTTTGGGCAGAAGAGGGAGTATAACAATCCGCAGGTACCTATTGAACTGGGAATATCAACGATTTACCAGGATTCCGATCTGATTGACACGCTGACTGTAGCGGATAATATTTTTCTGGGAGGAGAAGTTGCCAAGGGCGGTGTGGTCAACGAAAAGGAACAGGAAGAAGTCACGCAGGCATTGCTTGACGACCTGCACATGACCATCAAAGCGGATACGCTGGTAGAGGATATTTCGCCCGCGCAAAAGCAGATGTTGCAGATCGCCAAGGCGCTTCAACGCAAGGCGCGGGTTATCATCATGGACGAACCGACAGCCTCGCTGGGGGAAGAGGAATCCAGCATGCTGCTGGCAACGGTGAAACGGCTTGCGAAAGAGGGCATCGGCATCATTTATATTTCACATTATTTAGAAGAGGTTTTTGAACTGGCTGACACGATTACCGTTATCAAGGATGGGAACGTAACGGGCTGCTATGAAGCGTCTAAGGTCTCGAACGAAGAAATTATATCTGCTATGGTGGGACGGGAGACCTCACTCTTTTACCAGCGCGAGCGCGTACCTATCGGCGATGAATATTTGAAGGTAGAAGGCATTTCGAGACTGCCTGTCGTACATGAGATCAGTTTTGCTGTACGCAAGGGTGAAATATTCGGCATAGGCGGATTGGTTGGCTCGGGCAGGACGGAGCTGATGCGCCTTTTATACGGCGTGGATAAAAAACAAACAGGGCATATCTGGATTGACGGAAAAGAAGTCAATATCAAATCGCCGCGCGATGCAATCGCAAACGGCATTTGCATGTTGGGTGAAGACCGCAAGGGCGACGGTATGTTCCTGCAGCGCAGTATCGAAGAGAATATATGTATTGTCCGTAACGAAAGCAAGGTCTTTTTAAACCTGAAGGAAGATAAAAAGTCTACCGAGGAAATGGTAAGGAAATTAAACCTTAAAGCAACGGGCATCGACCAGGATATCGAACGCCTGTCGGGTGGCAACCAGCAAAAGAGCATCTTGGCGCGCTGGCTTTTATCGGATTGTAATATCATCATATTCGATGAACCGACCAAGGGTGTGGATATCGGTGCGCGTGAGGAGATATATAAGCTGATGATTCAGCTGGCGCGGCAGGGCAAAGCGATCCTAATGGTATCGTCGGATATGCCCGAGATCCTTTCGATGAGCGACCGGATCGGTATTTTGCGTGAAGGAAAACTGGTGAGTATCATATCTCCGGAAAACCTGACGGAAGAAAAACTGATGGCTATGTATCTGGGGATTGCACAGGAGGAAAGTCAAAAATGA
- a CDS encoding ribose ABC transporter permease, whose product MRDNSRALLQKNATLRKVVSSQSFYLILIILAIGIVTSVINPKFVSIDNIKGVLSQVSTLGLISAGVTVLIISGNFDISIGAIVGFASTMMCLSIEQGAPDGVAMLVGLGVAVGCSALNGALSVLFKAPSFIITLATTSIYTGLCLTITGGGNVTIFNRMEYFAGTYLFDAIPLLFVISLIGYLAIHFLLKHTQFGRRVFAIGNNTQAAYLAGIKVNWNKIKFFITSGIMTGIAVIMLVSRLGAAQASTGAGMELQAIGAVIIGGAPINGGKGNMLGTFCGVLLTGIIFNALNLLKVSPYLQQISFGVLIIVSIAISSMRLRVSK is encoded by the coding sequence ATGAGAGACAATAGCAGAGCATTGTTACAAAAAAACGCGACACTGAGAAAGGTGGTCAGTTCTCAGTCTTTTTACCTGATCCTGATTATTCTGGCGATTGGGATCGTAACATCGGTAATCAATCCAAAATTCGTTTCAATTGATAATATCAAGGGCGTGCTTTCCCAGGTATCGACGCTGGGACTGATTTCTGCGGGTGTGACCGTGCTGATCATATCCGGCAACTTCGATATTTCTATCGGCGCGATCGTGGGCTTTGCAAGCACGATGATGTGCCTGTCTATCGAACAGGGTGCGCCGGACGGCGTAGCGATGCTTGTAGGACTGGGCGTGGCGGTCGGCTGCTCGGCTTTAAACGGCGCGTTGTCCGTACTGTTTAAGGCGCCATCGTTTATCATTACACTCGCAACGACAAGCATCTACACGGGTCTTTGCCTGACTATCACGGGCGGCGGCAATGTAACGATATTCAACCGCATGGAATATTTTGCGGGGACATATTTGTTTGACGCAATCCCGCTGCTGTTCGTCATTAGTTTAATCGGCTATCTTGCTATCCACTTCCTGTTAAAGCATACGCAATTCGGCCGCCGCGTATTCGCGATCGGCAACAATACGCAGGCTGCTTACCTTGCAGGTATCAAGGTCAACTGGAACAAAATTAAGTTCTTCATTACAAGTGGCATCATGACGGGGATCGCGGTCATCATGCTGGTATCGCGTCTGGGCGCGGCGCAGGCCTCGACGGGTGCGGGAATGGAACTACAGGCGATTGGCGCAGTCATCATCGGCGGCGCGCCCATCAACGGCGGTAAAGGAAACATGCTGGGTACGTTTTGCGGCGTGCTTTTGACGGGTATCATCTTCAATGCATTGAACCTTTTAAAAGTGAGTCCGTATTTACAGCAGATATCTTTTGGCGTACTGATCATCGTCTCTATTGCCATCAGCTCAATGCGCCTGCGCGTATCCAAATAA